Proteins from a genomic interval of Bacillota bacterium:
- a CDS encoding IS1634 family transposase — protein MARRFDGYPGSEFSPVPVRKFSYIRDYYIGSLYVIKPLLELIGLRAIVDEAVPDYSDRGQIVSTGEVTEILVANRLNSPTPLVDVEAWADLCGIQHMFGVDPKRLNDDRLARALEALDEHQDEIQTKLAFRLMKEFGLGADEVIWDTTAFYFEGDYDEAELIKFGYSPDHRSDLKQIKLAMAVDKESGVPMRQQLIEGRLADQKIAVESLLEMKAKLGKSHILVMGDNAVGTIPNLLRLNSEGVKFIAPCPSDVPFREAMDSVSQEEFDRNVWSDGKGESRFKYAERRVLITPEMTTSPDAKGTSPFTARVLIVWSESKARLDRERRETYMRRVEERLRDIGEMKLNRRRYKDKDYAQSQVDKIFEGPTCYLKAVYSHPRVVEVHDGPDGQAALKLEYGVDQEELRKLERRDGVYPVVTNLADGEEYPLKQIFERTRRKYQVERPMRYMKSRVRVRPVFLHKEERVRGLALVCFIALIAYCLLEHLAKKHDRKLTSHQVLKKYVSITYTAGQTLNGERFATVVNVTGEHMNLIRRLGLARGSYSKLADDST, from the coding sequence TTGGCCAGGAGATTTGATGGCTACCCAGGTTCTGAGTTCTCGCCGGTCCCCGTTCGCAAGTTCTCTTACATTCGGGACTACTACATCGGATCGCTTTACGTTATCAAGCCGCTATTGGAACTCATTGGGCTGCGGGCCATCGTGGATGAGGCTGTCCCGGATTACTCAGACAGGGGACAGATTGTCTCCACCGGCGAGGTCACAGAGATCCTGGTTGCGAACAGGCTGAACTCTCCCACGCCTTTGGTTGACGTGGAAGCCTGGGCGGATCTGTGTGGTATCCAGCATATGTTCGGAGTGGACCCGAAACGGCTGAACGATGATCGCCTGGCGAGGGCGCTGGAGGCTCTGGACGAACATCAGGATGAGATTCAGACCAAGCTGGCTTTCAGGCTCATGAAGGAGTTCGGGCTTGGCGCGGATGAGGTCATCTGGGACACGACCGCGTTTTACTTCGAGGGGGACTATGATGAAGCGGAGCTTATCAAGTTCGGGTATAGCCCGGACCACAGGAGCGACCTGAAGCAGATCAAGCTCGCAATGGCCGTGGACAAGGAATCAGGCGTTCCGATGCGGCAACAGCTTATCGAAGGGCGGCTTGCGGACCAGAAGATAGCTGTGGAGAGCCTGCTTGAAATGAAGGCGAAGCTGGGGAAGAGCCACATCCTGGTAATGGGTGACAATGCGGTTGGAACGATACCAAACTTGCTGAGGTTAAACTCCGAAGGGGTGAAGTTCATTGCCCCGTGTCCTTCGGATGTGCCGTTTAGGGAAGCCATGGATTCTGTAAGTCAAGAAGAGTTCGATCGCAACGTATGGAGCGACGGGAAAGGCGAAAGCAGGTTCAAGTATGCGGAACGGCGCGTTCTGATTACACCGGAGATGACGACAAGCCCGGATGCGAAGGGCACGAGCCCGTTTACAGCAAGGGTGCTCATTGTGTGGAGCGAGAGCAAGGCAAGGCTCGACCGCGAGCGGCGCGAGACCTACATGAGGCGTGTTGAGGAGAGGCTTCGGGATATCGGGGAGATGAAGCTAAACCGGCGGCGCTACAAGGATAAAGATTACGCCCAAAGCCAGGTTGACAAGATCTTCGAGGGGCCGACCTGTTACCTCAAAGCCGTCTACAGTCATCCGAGAGTTGTCGAGGTTCATGATGGACCCGATGGGCAAGCGGCGCTGAAACTTGAGTATGGGGTAGACCAGGAGGAGCTTCGCAAGCTCGAGCGCAGGGACGGGGTTTACCCGGTTGTCACGAACCTGGCGGACGGTGAGGAGTATCCACTGAAGCAGATCTTCGAGCGAACCCGTCGGAAGTATCAAGTGGAGCGGCCGATGAGGTATATGAAATCCCGGGTCCGGGTGCGGCCGGTATTCCTACACAAAGAGGAACGGGTACGGGGGCTGGCGCTGGTTTGCTTCATAGCACTGATCGCCTATTGCCTGCTGGAGCACCTGGCGAAGAAACACGACCGCAAGCTCACTTCACATCAAGTGCTCAAGAAGTACGTGTCCATAACGTACACAGCAGGCCAGACGCTGAACGGCGAGAGATTCGCCACAGTCGTCAACGTCACTGGCGAGCACATGAATCTCATTCGCAGGCTTGGACTTGCACGCGGGAGTTACAGCAAACTGGCAGATGATTCCACGTGA